The following coding sequences lie in one Notolabrus celidotus isolate fNotCel1 chromosome 20, fNotCel1.pri, whole genome shotgun sequence genomic window:
- the alg1 gene encoding chitobiosyldiphosphodolichol beta-mannosyltransferase, with translation MAAYSTALLAVLALIVVLSLTCSSSYLDGTLPAASTSVLTVLLLFWLWSLRRRDAGTHRRVCVLVLGDIGRSPRMQYHALSLSKHGFNVTFVGFLDSKPHGDVLREEKIRILPITEVKGVPVGPKILTYVTKVILQVLQLLFVLLKTDTQSHILMQNPPGLPSIAVAWLVSILRGSSFIIDWHNYGYTIMALSHGQRHPLVRVAKWYEHFLGPMADHNLCVTNAMKDDLQKNWGIKATTLYDRPASIFRETPLKLQHELFMRLADTYPQFQSERSEEVDQLDQVDRVDQMDQVERTVFSVRDLTDDTVTLGAERPALLLSSTSWTEDEDFSVLLKALEQYEGFIKGGASLPPLVCVITGKGPQKEHYMKLIDSLSLDHVKICTPWLEAEDYPVLLGSADLGVCLHMSSSGLDLPMKVVDMFGCCLPVCAIDFNCLHELVKHEENGLIFRDSQELAEQLKSLLSDFPRSDGRLDAFRRNLRTSRGQRWDDNWDQNVLPLLAAQ, from the exons atggcggcgTACAGCACAGCTCTCCTGGCTGTATTAGCTCTTATTGTGGTGCTTTCACTGACCTGTTCCTCCTCATATTTAGATGGAACCCTGCCGGCGGCCTCCACCTCGGTTCTGAccgtgctgctgctgttctggTTGTGGAGTTTACGGCGGAGGGACGCTGGGACTCACCGCCGGGTGTGTGTGCTGGTTTTGGGGGACATTGGTCGCAGCCCTCGGATGCAGTATCACGCCTTGTCCCTCAGCAAACACGGATTTAATGTGACTTTTGTCGGGTTTCTGG ACTCCAAACCTCACGGAGACGTgttgagagaagagaaaataagGATCCTCCCGATAACGGAGGTGAAAGGTGTCCCag TTGGACCAAAAATCCTCACATATGTGACGAAGGTGATCCTTCAAGTTTTGCAGCTTCTCTTCGTGCTGCTGAAGACGGACACACAGTCTCATATCTTAATGCAG AATCCCCCGGGCCTGCCCAGCATCGCGGTGGCGTGGCTCGTCAGCATCCTGCGAGGGAGCAGTTTCATCATCGACTGGCACAACTATGGCTACACCATCATGGCCCTGAGTCACGGACAGAGACACCCGCTGGTCCGGGTCGCAAAGTG GTATGAACACTTCCTCGGCCCCATGGCAGATCACAACCTGTGTGTCACCAACGCAATGAAGGACGACCTGCAGAAAAACTGGGGCATCAA GGCGACGACGCTGTACGACAGACCGGCCTCCATCTTCAGAGAGACGCCGCTGAAGCTGCAGCATGAGCTCTTCATGAGACTGGCCGACACGTATCCTCAGTTTCAGAGTGAGAG gtctgAGGAGGTGGATCAGCTGGATCAGGTGGATCGGGTGGATCAGATGGATCAGGTGGAGAGGACAGTTTTCTCAGTCCGTGACCTCACTGACGACACGGTGACGTTGGGGGCGGAGCGACCGGCGCTGCTGCTCAGTAGCACCAGCTGGACAG AGGATGAAGATTTCTCCGTCTTACTGAAGGCTCTTGAAC AGTACGAAGGTTTTATCAAAGGAGGAGCTTCTTTACCGCCGTTAGTGTGCGTGATCACAG gtaaagGCCCTCAGAAGGAACACTACATGAAGCTGATTGACTCTCTGAGTTTGGATCATGTGAAGATCTGCACTCCCTGGCTGGAGGCTGAAGATTATCCAGTTTTATTAG gttcaGCAGACCTGGGTGTGTGTCTCCACATGTCATCCAGCGGTCTTGATCTTCCCATGAAGGTGGTCGACATGTTCGGCTGCTGTCTGCCCGTCTGTGCCATCGACTTCAACTG TTTACACGAGCTGGTGAAGCACGAGGAGAACGGACTGATCTTCAGAGACTCTCAGGAGCtggcagagcagctgaag tctctcctgtcagaCTTTCCCAGGTCAGACGGCAGACTGGATGCATTCAGGAGGAACCTCcgcaccagcagggggcagcgcTGGGACGACAACTGGGACCAGAACGTCCTGCCTCTGCTCGCGGCTCAGTGA
- the LOC117832304 gene encoding E3 SUMO-protein ligase KIAA1586-like: MSEEWVQFKIQASGSSRSTSLASLRNKIRRHEVSRAHKIAQELIEKGEQDLVGNMVKALSETVFAETDSVFRTAYYLAKMSRPFTDHESLIELQEKNGANMGTNLHSRYSSTKIVEHIAKEMQEKIVQSIVTCSSKLSVLIDEATSLSHKSAMIVNLKASVDGGTPEFLFLELVELESQRAVDIEEALLNCLDTAGFTEEWLQKNWVSFVSDGASVMLGKNSGVATRLTARYPNLFTWHCMNHRLELAVSDAVDEVQAVNHFKVFLEKIHNLYSQSNKNSRELLGAAKELGSQVLKIGRVLNTRWVASSFRSVKAVWTSYEALNRHFENAAGDPTRSSKERQTYRGLACRMQSKEFLCDLGLMYDALSELGNLSQQLQAHSLTLLRADQLLKRTIRVLASFKDSPGEKLEEALTAQTLGHLGSVPLESNGKLRPIDAKQFLQSLINNLEKRLSFDGEMLHDLSVLDTGNWPSSPGIRHGEAQVKRLCRRFNLGEEQAVNGMRDFLEHPDSEPENLKPLMQCMQTIPCSTAECERGFSLMNNICTDKRSTLLLSNVSHLMMISINGPPLTLFEPRKYVKTWLRTHRSATQTRRPCTPQMPENKNVWKVL; the protein is encoded by the coding sequence ATGTCTGAGGAGTGGGTGCAGTTTAAGATCCAGGCCTCGGGTTCAAGCAGATCAACATCTCTGGCCTCTTTGAGAAACAAGATTAGACGACATGAGGTATCCAGAGCACACAAAATAGCCCAGGAGCTCATTGAGAAGGGTGAACAGGATTTAGTCGGAAATATGGTGAAAGCCTTGTCAGAGACTGTGTTTGCAGAGACAGATTCTGTATTCAGAACAGCATACTATCTTGCAAAGATGAGCCGACCCTTTACTGATCATGAGAGTCTCATTGAACTTCAGGAAAAAAATGGTGCCAACATGGGCACTAATCTGCACTCGAGGTACAGTTCAACAAAAATTGTAGAACACATAGCAAAAGAGATGCAGGAGAAGATAGTCCAGAGTATTGTGACGTGTTCAAGCAAGTTGTCTGTTCTCATTGACGAAGCTACATCTCTCAGCCACAAATCTGCAATGATTGTTAACTTGAAAGCCTCAGTGGATGGAGGTACTCCTGAATTTTTGTTCCTGGAGCTGGTTGAGCTGGAGAGCCAAAGAGCAGTGGATATAGAAGAAGCTCTGCTGAACTGTTTGGACACTGCAGGCTTCACTGAAGAGTGGCTTCAAAAGAACTGGGTCTCATTTGTTTCTGATGGAGCCAGTGTCATGTTAGGCAAGAACTCTGGTGTGGCAACCAGGCTCACCGCAAGGTACCCTAACCTCTTCACATGGCATTGCATGAACCACCGTTTGGAACTGGCTGTATCTGATGCTGTGGATGAGGTTCAGGCAGTCAATCACTTCAAAGTGTTTCTAGAGAAGATCCACAATCTCTACAGTCAGTCCAACAAAAATTCACGGGAGCTTCTAGGAGCAGCAAAAGAACTGGGCTCGCAAGTGCTGAAAATAGGCAGAGTTTTAAATACGAGATGGGTGGCCAGCAGTTTCCGTTCTGTAAAGGCTGTGTGGACATCATATGAGGCACTAAacagacattttgaaaatgctgCAGGAGACCCAACAAGAAGCAGCAAAGAGAGACAAACTTACAGAGGCCTGGCATGTCGAATGCAAAGCAAAGAATTCCTTTGTGACCTGGGACTCATGTATGATGCACTAAGTGAACTTGGAAACCTGTCTCAGCAACTCCAGGCCCATTCTCTCACACTCCTGAGAGCAGACCAGCTTCTAAAGCGAACCATAAGAGTGCTGGCATCGTTCAAAGATAGTCCAGGAGAGAAACTAGAGGAGGCACTGACTGCGCAAACGTTAGGACATTTAGGCTCTGTTCCCTTAGAGTCAAATGGAAAGCTCAGACCAATAGATGCTAAACAATTCCTACAAAGTCTGATTAACAATCTGGAGAAGCGCCTGTCATTTGATGGTGAAATGCTTCACGATCTCAGTGTTCTGGATACAGGCAACTGGCCATCAAGCCCTGGCATTCGGCATGGTGAGGCACAAGTGAAAAGACTCTGCAGGCGATTCAATCTTGGTGAGGAGCAAGCAGTTAATGGTATGAGAGATTTCCTTGAGCACCCAGACAGTGAGCCTGAAAACCTAAAGCCACTCATGCAGTGCATGCAAACCATCCCCTGCAGCACTGCTGAGTGTGAAAGGGGCTTCAGTCTCATGAACAATATATGCACAGACAAGAGATCTACACTGTTGTTGTCAAATGTAAGTCATTTGATGATGATCAGCATCAATGGGCcccctttaacactttttgagCCAAGGAAGTATGTAAAAACATGGCTGAGAACCCATCGCTCTGCCACTCAAACAAGGAGGCCATGCACACCTCAGATGCCTGAGAATAAAAATGTCTGGAAAGTCCTGTAG
- the eef2kmt gene encoding protein-lysine N-methyltransferase EEF2KMT, which translates to MEPSDSENQTSDIKGDYYPDILRNFQVSFFAMSRLALFPWTSLEKDLERNKSSDFILDILKQTCLHPLCQKFPPSVRFRRLFLSELIKREEAAGGDPLDELYDALAEVVGAEETTECYKNYILPSGDAVSLLENVALISEGTTGLVTWEAALYLAEWALDHQHTFTGRTVLELGSGVGLTGVTVCRSCSPDRFVFSDCHPSVLQKLQNNVELNGLTEGAAPAVSVEELDWTAVTEERIKQIGADTVIAADVVYDPDVVETLVELLSKILRCSSKAVLPEVLICSTIRNQETYSGFKQQLGSAGISHRVITEPVSHVFPYSRDSDMELIQLYT; encoded by the exons ATGGAGCCTTCAGACTCAGAGAACCAAACTTCAGACATAAAGGGAGATTATTATCCAGATATTTTAAGGAACtttcaggtttctttttttgccATGAGTCGTTTAGCTTTGTTTCCGTGGACA TCTCTGGAGAAAGATCTTGAAAGAAACAAatcatcagactttattttagaTATCTTAAAACAG ACGTGTCTTCACCCCTTGTGTCAGAAGTTTCCTCCTTCAGTCAGATTCAGGAGGTTGTTCCTCTCTGAGCTCATCAAACGG gaggaggctgCAGGTGGAGATCCTCTGGACGAGCTGTACGACGCTCTGGCTGAGGTGGTGGGAGCTGAAGAGACGACAGAGTGCTACAAGAactacatcctg CCCAGCGGTGACGCCGTCAGTCTGTTGGAAAACGTGGCTCTGATCTCAGAGGGGACGACCGGCCTGGTGACCTGGGAGGCCGCTCTCTATCTGGCAGAGTGGGCTCTGGATCACCAGCACACCTTCACTGGCAG GACCGTTCTGGAGCTGGGCAGCGGTGTGGGTCTGACAGGTGTCACCGTCTGTCGTTCCTGCAGCCCGGACAGATTCGTCTTCAGCGACTGTCACCCGAGCGTGCTTCAGAAACTGCAAAACAACGTGGAGCTGAACGGTCTGACGGAGGGGGCGGCTCCTGCGGTCAGCGTGGAGGAGCTGGACTGGACAGCAGTGACGGAGGAGAGGATAAAACAGATCGGGGCTGACACTGTCATCGCGGCAG ATGTGGTGTACGACCCTGACGTTGTGGAAACTCTGGTGGAGCTGCTGTCAAAGATCCTGAGGTGTTCCTCTAAAGCAGTCCTCCCTGAAGTCCTCATCTGCTCCACCATCAGGAACCAGGAGACGTACAGCGGCTTCAAGCAGCAGCTCG GATCGGCAGGAATCAGCCATCGTGTGATCACAGAGCCTGTCAGCCACGTGTTCCCTTACAGCAGAGACTCTGACATGGAGCTGATTCAGCTGTACACATGA